The genomic DNA CTTTTAATCTTGATGTGAATTGGTCTAACGCCTCCATGCTTGCTCCATCATCTTTCCCTTATATTAATTTCATATTGTTTCCAAGCATTCATTCCTCCATGTATATTTTTAGCATTAAAGCCTAATTGACGTAGAAGATAAGTAGCTCTTTTACTACTTTCTCCTATGTAACATATTACTAAGATTTCTTTATCTTTATCTAATTGATTTAGTTCACATCTTAAAGATTGAAATGGTATATTAATGGCATTTGTTATATGTACATCATTATAATCTTCTTTAGCACGTATATCCAATAAAATAGAACCATTTTCCATTGCTTTTTTTATTTCTTCTACAGAAATATTTTCAATATCATGATTTGAGATTAACATATGAAAAAGCACCTCCTTTAGATATATGAATTAAAATATTATTTTTTATTTAGTAAATCTAGCGTATCACTTAACTTATCTAACACTTCTTTATTTGTATTTTCAAATGACTCAAATAAACAGTTCTTAATAGCTAATTTTTCAACATTAATTATTAAAGTCTTAACTGCCAATTTAGCTTGATGGCTATGAGATATTCCTCATCTTATACTACTTTATTATTTGATTTCTCCGTTTTGTATATACTCCTCCCAAACTTTTTTGAAAACTACATCTAATAATAAAAAAATCATTCCTTCTTACATTCAA from Anaeromicrobium sediminis includes the following:
- a CDS encoding rhodanese-like domain-containing protein → MLISNHDIENISVEEIKKAMENGSILLDIRAKEDYNDVHITNAINIPFQSLRCELNQLDKDKEILVICYIGESSKRATYLLRQLGFNAKNIHGGMNAWKQYEINIRER